In a genomic window of Streptomyces sp. NBC_01142:
- a CDS encoding DUF6801 domain-containing protein: protein MRESRGPRRAARVAVLGVGGLLAGVLAGPGSTTAQARDAGVTVTYQCRFPSGVQDVRVGFAGVFPDAGAVGRPIQPGETTLRAAIPLSVLDGALPAGTTAIAGTADLTTRVAQNGNTVEAGWPDLVAPLTPLPESGDLELLHKGPVPSVTVTAPGEVTFTASDFTLALRPQTGQEEGQGQPDGLPLPAISCQPAAGQDARLASVAVPAESGPPSSPSPTPGGQGGPEEPGKGQSGPIAVEPSPPPVNDVCPAERPTGELDDSLVYPPPPGAPPKVTNSPGVHGCAYAVGLANVHKLHGAMIINDPGKNPELINVLANKRVLSRKKTEEGGAFVRIDSLGELDLPDAESTFLTFGFQPVTAKVEFTNGPLVISTGSYGSPPNKVDFAVAGFYQSLRLYDVSVNGTPLDVGADCRTARPFKVKLNGRFPAYPNVFLGGPLSGPVTIPEFSGCGTGGEDLDQLFSASISGPGNHIEMNQGTVCVPSQTNTPCPPTMPELPGS, encoded by the coding sequence ATGAGGGAGTCGAGGGGGCCTCGACGCGCCGCCCGCGTGGCTGTGCTGGGTGTGGGCGGGCTGCTCGCCGGGGTACTCGCCGGACCCGGCTCCACCACGGCGCAGGCGCGCGACGCCGGCGTCACGGTGACGTACCAGTGCCGGTTCCCCTCCGGGGTCCAGGACGTCCGTGTCGGCTTCGCCGGGGTCTTTCCGGACGCCGGCGCCGTCGGCCGGCCCATCCAGCCCGGTGAGACCACGCTGCGGGCGGCCATTCCCCTCTCCGTACTCGACGGCGCGCTGCCGGCCGGTACGACGGCGATCGCCGGCACGGCAGACCTGACCACCCGGGTGGCACAGAACGGCAATACGGTGGAAGCCGGCTGGCCGGACCTGGTCGCACCGCTGACCCCCTTACCGGAATCCGGCGATCTGGAACTGCTCCACAAGGGGCCTGTGCCCTCGGTCACGGTGACCGCCCCGGGCGAAGTGACCTTCACAGCAAGCGACTTCACGCTCGCACTGCGCCCGCAGACAGGCCAGGAGGAGGGGCAGGGGCAGCCCGACGGCCTGCCGCTCCCGGCCATCTCCTGCCAGCCCGCCGCCGGACAGGACGCCCGGCTGGCGAGCGTTGCGGTGCCGGCGGAATCCGGTCCGCCCTCGTCGCCGTCCCCCACGCCGGGTGGTCAGGGTGGACCGGAAGAGCCGGGGAAGGGGCAGAGCGGCCCCATCGCGGTCGAGCCGTCACCGCCGCCGGTGAACGACGTCTGTCCCGCGGAGCGGCCGACGGGAGAGCTGGACGACTCCCTCGTGTACCCGCCCCCGCCCGGCGCGCCGCCGAAAGTCACCAACTCGCCCGGTGTGCACGGCTGTGCCTACGCCGTCGGACTCGCCAATGTCCACAAGTTGCACGGCGCGATGATCATCAATGATCCGGGGAAGAACCCGGAACTGATCAATGTGCTGGCGAACAAGCGTGTGCTGAGCCGGAAGAAGACGGAGGAAGGCGGCGCGTTCGTACGAATCGACTCCCTCGGGGAGCTGGACCTTCCCGATGCCGAATCCACCTTCCTGACCTTCGGGTTTCAACCGGTCACGGCGAAAGTGGAGTTCACGAACGGTCCGCTGGTCATCTCCACGGGAAGTTACGGAAGCCCCCCGAACAAGGTCGACTTCGCTGTCGCCGGCTTCTATCAGTCACTGCGTCTGTACGACGTGAGCGTCAATGGCACCCCCCTGGACGTCGGAGCCGACTGCCGGACGGCACGGCCCTTCAAGGTGAAACTCAACGGCCGTTTCCCCGCGTACCCCAACGTGTTCCTGGGAGGACCGCTCAGTGGCCCTGTCACCATTCCAGAGTTCTCCGGATGCGGCACCGGGGGTGAGGACCTCGACCAGCTGTTCAGCGCCTCGATCTCTGGTCCGGGAAATCACATCGAGATGAACCAGGGCACCGTCTGCGTGCCGAGCCAGACCAACACCCCCTGCCCGCCGACCATGCCCGAACTTCCTGGCAGCTGA
- a CDS encoding FAD-dependent oxidoreductase, with protein MDRVGSTRRTFMAGAAAAGGTAALATARTAAAAEQRSPDGTRAAQSVAVLGGGVAGLTAAHELAERGFRVTVYERRALGGKARSMDVPDSARGGRRPLPAEHGFRFIPGIYHNLPDTMRRIPFPGNANGVWDNLVAPSEMSFARTGREDLRIPLPWPGHKPPELTLDEIRRALTAALDTLKGIPVHEAAYFVNRGLVFLTSCAERRDERWERTPWWEFIRAERMSYDYQRILAVGLTRNIVATKAEEASTRTVATLLEAFVFNALGRGADGPLDRILNAPTNEAWIDPWVTHLEGLGVEFRIGWTVREVKYGGERVTSAVIEDPQGVRRSVTADHYLSAMPVEHARRTWGAELRAADPQLPRCDKLETDWMTGIQFYLTERAPLLDGHLNCIDSPWSLTAIQQAGHWPSRDFPADYGDGVAVDCLSVDISEWDKPGILYGKTAKQCTRTEVAREVWAQLKAAVNDTGRTVLKDSALHSWFLDPGVDGLGTPNPTNQDELLVHPVGTFHNRPQAATRIPNFFLAGDYVAVDIDLATMEGANASARAAVNALLDRTGSTAARCTVKALFRAPEIELLKRHDRTRYRLGLRNAFDLG; from the coding sequence ATGGATCGGGTGGGCAGCACACGACGCACCTTCATGGCGGGGGCTGCCGCGGCCGGCGGCACAGCAGCGCTGGCCACGGCACGTACAGCCGCAGCGGCCGAACAGAGGTCCCCGGACGGCACACGGGCCGCGCAGTCGGTCGCCGTGCTCGGCGGCGGCGTCGCCGGACTCACCGCCGCGCACGAGCTGGCAGAACGCGGCTTCCGGGTCACGGTCTACGAGCGCAGGGCCCTGGGCGGCAAGGCGCGCAGCATGGACGTCCCGGACAGTGCGAGGGGCGGCCGCCGCCCGCTGCCCGCCGAGCACGGCTTCCGCTTCATCCCCGGCATCTACCACAATCTGCCGGACACGATGCGGCGCATCCCGTTCCCCGGAAACGCCAACGGTGTCTGGGACAATCTGGTCGCGCCGTCCGAGATGTCGTTCGCTCGCACCGGGCGCGAGGATCTGCGGATCCCCCTGCCCTGGCCCGGACACAAGCCGCCCGAGCTCACACTCGACGAGATCCGCCGCGCGCTCACCGCCGCGCTGGACACCCTCAAAGGCATCCCGGTGCATGAGGCGGCCTACTTCGTGAACCGTGGCCTGGTCTTTCTCACCAGCTGCGCGGAGCGGCGCGACGAGAGGTGGGAGCGCACGCCCTGGTGGGAGTTCATCCGGGCCGAGCGGATGAGTTACGACTACCAGCGCATTCTGGCCGTCGGACTGACGCGGAACATCGTGGCGACCAAAGCCGAGGAGGCCAGCACCCGCACGGTCGCCACCCTCCTGGAGGCCTTCGTCTTCAATGCGCTGGGCCGGGGCGCGGACGGGCCGCTCGACCGGATCCTCAACGCCCCCACCAACGAGGCCTGGATCGACCCCTGGGTGACCCATCTGGAAGGGTTGGGCGTGGAGTTCCGTATCGGCTGGACGGTACGGGAGGTGAAGTACGGTGGCGAGCGAGTCACGTCGGCGGTGATCGAGGACCCGCAGGGCGTACGCCGGTCGGTGACCGCCGACCACTATCTCTCCGCGATGCCGGTGGAGCATGCGCGCCGGACCTGGGGGGCCGAGTTACGCGCGGCCGACCCGCAGCTGCCGCGGTGCGACAAGCTGGAGACGGACTGGATGACAGGCATCCAGTTCTATCTGACCGAGCGGGCGCCGCTGCTGGACGGACACCTCAACTGCATCGACTCGCCGTGGTCCCTGACGGCGATTCAGCAGGCCGGGCACTGGCCGTCCCGGGACTTCCCCGCCGACTACGGCGACGGCGTCGCGGTGGACTGCCTGTCCGTGGACATCTCCGAGTGGGACAAGCCCGGCATCCTGTACGGGAAGACCGCCAAGCAGTGCACCCGTACGGAGGTGGCCAGGGAGGTGTGGGCGCAGCTGAAGGCCGCCGTCAACGACACGGGCCGCACGGTCCTCAAGGACAGTGCGCTGCACTCCTGGTTCCTCGACCCGGGCGTGGACGGCCTCGGCACCCCCAACCCGACCAACCAGGACGAGCTCCTGGTCCACCCGGTCGGCACCTTCCACAACCGTCCGCAGGCCGCCACCAGGATCCCCAACTTCTTCCTGGCGGGCGACTACGTCGCCGTCGACATCGACCTGGCGACGATGGAGGGCGCCAATGCCTCGGCCCGCGCTGCCGTCAACGCCCTGCTGGACAGGACCGGTTCGACGGCGGCGCGCTGCACGGTGAAGGCACTCTTCCGCGCGCCCGAGATCGAACTGCTCAAGCGCCACGACCGCACCCGCTACCGGCTGGGGCTGCGCAACGCGTTCGATCTGGGGTGA
- a CDS encoding anhydro-N-acetylmuramic acid kinase produces the protein MRVVGLMSGTSYDAIDAAAADIALGKDTLTVTPLGMISEEYDEELRTALAGALPPATTTMAEVCHLDTLIGQAFALAVRADRELCEGRADLVASHGQTVYHWVADGQAHGTLQLGQPAWIAEASGCPVVSDFRPRDIAVGGQGAPLVSLVDVLWLRGRPGAPVALNLGGIANLTALPTTGDPVAFDTGPANALLDAAVQELTGGGPAYDTDGALAAAGTVHEPLLRRLLEEPYYRLPAPKTTGKELFHLSYLRAALENFGRLPAVDVIATLTRLTARTVADAVRPLRATEVIASGGGTRNPVLMEMLGHELGGTPLRTSDELGLPSAAKEAYAFAVLGFLTLHGLPGNEPACTGARAPRVLGSITPGRRTLRLPHLPGHLVNSLVFTPPWTESYAPAS, from the coding sequence ATGAGAGTCGTCGGGCTGATGTCGGGGACGTCGTACGACGCGATCGACGCCGCGGCCGCCGATATCGCCCTCGGCAAGGACACCCTGACGGTGACCCCGCTCGGGATGATCAGCGAGGAATACGACGAGGAGCTGCGGACGGCGCTGGCCGGCGCGCTGCCGCCCGCCACGACCACCATGGCGGAGGTCTGCCATCTGGACACCCTCATCGGGCAGGCCTTTGCGCTCGCCGTGCGCGCCGACCGTGAACTGTGCGAGGGCCGGGCCGACCTCGTCGCCTCGCACGGTCAGACCGTCTACCACTGGGTGGCGGACGGCCAGGCGCACGGCACCCTCCAGCTCGGGCAGCCCGCCTGGATCGCCGAAGCCTCCGGCTGCCCCGTCGTCTCCGACTTCCGGCCCCGCGACATCGCCGTCGGCGGTCAGGGCGCTCCGCTGGTGAGCCTGGTCGACGTGCTGTGGCTGCGTGGCCGGCCCGGTGCGCCGGTCGCCCTGAACCTCGGCGGTATCGCCAACCTCACCGCCCTGCCCACGACGGGCGACCCGGTCGCCTTCGACACCGGCCCGGCCAATGCGCTGCTCGACGCGGCGGTGCAGGAGCTGACCGGCGGCGGGCCAGCGTACGACACCGACGGGGCACTCGCCGCCGCCGGCACGGTCCATGAGCCGCTGCTCCGGCGGCTGCTCGAGGAGCCGTACTACCGGCTGCCCGCCCCCAAGACGACGGGGAAGGAACTCTTCCATCTGTCCTATCTGCGCGCCGCGTTGGAGAATTTCGGCCGACTTCCGGCGGTGGACGTCATCGCCACGCTCACCCGGCTGACCGCGCGGACGGTCGCGGATGCGGTGCGGCCGTTGCGGGCGACCGAGGTGATCGCGTCCGGCGGCGGCACCCGCAATCCGGTCCTGATGGAGATGCTCGGCCACGAGCTCGGCGGGACACCACTGCGCACCTCGGACGAGCTGGGGCTGCCATCCGCCGCCAAGGAGGCGTACGCCTTCGCCGTCCTGGGCTTTCTGACCCTCCACGGGCTGCCGGGCAACGAGCCCGCCTGCACCGGCGCCCGCGCACCCCGCGTCCTCGGCTCGATCACTCCTGGGCGCCGCACCCTGCGGCTGCCGCATCTCCCCGGCCACTTGGTCAACTCCCTTGTCTTTACGCCCCCTTGGACGGAGTCGTACGCTCCGGCCTCATGA
- a CDS encoding YchJ family protein, translating into MSRRSSRSKHTPAPALTGASPCPCGLPASYGECCGRFHSGAEAAPTAELLMRSRYSAFVAQDVAYLVRTWHPATRPRHLELDPGTQWTSLEIMQTTGGSAFHTTGTVTFRARYRHHGQRGALHERSTFERRNGAWVYVEGTFVE; encoded by the coding sequence ATGTCCCGACGCAGCTCACGCTCCAAGCACACCCCGGCACCGGCCCTCACCGGCGCCTCCCCCTGCCCCTGCGGGCTGCCCGCGTCCTACGGCGAGTGCTGCGGCCGGTTCCACAGCGGAGCGGAAGCCGCCCCCACCGCCGAGCTGCTGATGCGCTCCCGCTACAGCGCCTTCGTGGCCCAGGACGTGGCGTATCTGGTGCGTACATGGCACCCCGCGACCAGACCGCGGCACCTGGAGCTCGACCCCGGGACGCAGTGGACGAGTCTGGAGATCATGCAGACGACGGGCGGCAGCGCGTTCCACACCACGGGGACCGTCACCTTCCGGGCCCGCTACCGGCACCATGGGCAGCGGGGCGCCCTCCACGAGCGCAGCACCTTCGAACGGCGAAACGGCGCGTGGGTGTACGTGGAAGGCACCTTCGTGGAGTGA
- a CDS encoding ABC transporter ATP-binding protein: MGIEVVVDGLTKSFGKQNIWQDVTLTLPAGEVSVMLGPSGTGKTVFLKSIIGLLKPENGRVLINGVDMVNSSERDIYETRKLFGLMFQDGALFGSMTLFDNIAFPLREHTRKKESEIRRTVMERMDMVGLLGAEGKLPGEISGGMRKRAGLARALVLDPQIILCDEPDSGLDPVRTAYLSQLLIDLNAQIDATMLIVTHNLDIAATVPDNMGMLFRRNLVTFGPREVLLTSEEPVVAQFLSGRREGPIGMSEEKDAATLALEQRSAGGSRASGPDLKRLAPQLEPSPGMPVRQAVQRRRQRVLGMMAQLPEAARTAIMQSYAPAGGGVAT, from the coding sequence ATGGGAATCGAGGTAGTGGTCGACGGGCTCACGAAATCCTTCGGCAAGCAGAACATCTGGCAGGACGTCACGCTCACCCTCCCGGCCGGAGAAGTCAGCGTCATGCTCGGCCCCTCGGGCACGGGAAAGACCGTGTTCCTCAAGTCGATCATCGGGCTCCTCAAACCCGAGAACGGCCGCGTCCTCATCAATGGCGTCGACATGGTGAACAGCTCCGAGCGCGACATCTACGAAACGCGCAAGCTCTTCGGCCTGATGTTCCAGGACGGCGCGCTCTTCGGGTCGATGACGCTCTTCGACAACATCGCCTTCCCGCTGCGCGAGCACACCCGCAAGAAGGAGTCCGAGATCCGCCGCACCGTCATGGAGCGGATGGACATGGTCGGACTCCTCGGCGCCGAAGGGAAACTGCCCGGCGAGATATCCGGCGGAATGCGCAAACGCGCGGGCCTCGCCCGCGCCCTCGTCCTGGACCCGCAGATCATCCTCTGCGACGAGCCGGACTCCGGACTCGACCCGGTCCGCACCGCGTATCTCTCCCAGCTCCTCATCGACCTGAACGCACAGATCGACGCGACGATGCTGATCGTCACCCACAATCTCGACATCGCCGCCACCGTCCCCGACAACATGGGGATGCTCTTCCGCCGCAACCTCGTCACCTTCGGGCCGCGTGAAGTGCTGCTCACCAGCGAGGAACCGGTGGTCGCGCAGTTCCTCAGCGGACGCCGCGAAGGCCCCATCGGGATGTCGGAGGAGAAGGACGCCGCGACGCTCGCACTGGAGCAGCGCAGTGCCGGCGGCTCACGGGCGAGCGGCCCCGACCTCAAACGCTTGGCCCCACAGCTCGAACCCTCCCCGGGCATGCCGGTGCGCCAGGCCGTACAGCGCCGGCGGCAGAGGGTGCTCGGCATGATGGCTCAGCTTCCGGAGGCCGCCCGTACAGCGATCATGCAGAGCTATGCCCCGGCCGGGGGCGGTGTGGCGACATGA
- a CDS encoding helix-turn-helix domain-containing protein, with amino-acid sequence MSRSTQPSDAGEPLGPLPQEFAAIFRPELPSLIKEIGIEVIRAYPEYGRLLNGPYGQAIQVGVEQNISVFVDQVASPSAPSPLRDEMCRRFGRFEAYEGRSLETLQGAYRLGARVALRRAKRVGRRYNLSPTLMLSFADALFAYVDELEALTREGYLEVLSPSVARAETLRRRLLHLVLAGPPVPRTAIAELCEQTGWPLPERVTLVALRSPAELSGSDLDNGVLVDLGNPQPHLLIPGPFDAQRRHMLEQALSGTRASVGLTVPTATAADSIRWARRLFDFIDAGAIDDSPLVCCADHMLTLWLLADPALLDQLTERELAPLAGLTPTRRDRLVETLRIWLDTRGTAAQMGELLDVHPQTVRYRLRNLESIFGTQLTDPEGRFATEGVLRALHLRERTDGSGP; translated from the coding sequence ATGTCGAGAAGTACGCAGCCGTCCGACGCGGGAGAGCCTCTGGGCCCCCTCCCCCAGGAGTTCGCCGCGATATTCCGGCCCGAACTGCCCAGCCTGATCAAGGAGATCGGCATTGAGGTCATCCGCGCGTACCCCGAGTACGGGCGGCTCCTCAACGGCCCCTACGGCCAGGCCATCCAGGTCGGCGTCGAGCAGAACATCTCCGTCTTCGTCGATCAGGTCGCCTCGCCCTCCGCCCCCTCCCCCCTCCGCGACGAGATGTGCCGCCGCTTCGGCAGGTTCGAGGCGTACGAGGGACGCAGCCTGGAGACCCTGCAGGGCGCGTACCGGCTGGGTGCCAGGGTGGCCCTGCGGCGCGCGAAACGGGTGGGACGGCGCTACAACCTCTCCCCCACCCTGATGCTCAGCTTCGCCGACGCCCTCTTCGCGTACGTCGACGAGCTCGAAGCCCTCACCCGGGAGGGCTACTTGGAGGTCCTGTCACCCTCCGTCGCGCGGGCGGAGACGCTGCGCCGCCGACTGCTCCACCTGGTCCTCGCCGGGCCGCCCGTGCCCCGCACGGCCATCGCCGAGCTCTGCGAACAGACCGGCTGGCCGCTGCCCGAACGGGTCACCCTCGTCGCCCTGCGCTCTCCGGCAGAGTTGTCCGGATCGGATCTCGACAACGGTGTCCTGGTCGACTTGGGCAACCCCCAACCGCACTTACTGATCCCGGGACCGTTCGACGCCCAGCGAAGACACATGCTGGAACAGGCGCTGAGCGGCACCCGGGCTTCCGTGGGACTGACCGTGCCGACCGCGACCGCCGCGGACTCGATCCGCTGGGCGCGCCGCCTCTTCGACTTCATCGACGCAGGCGCCATCGACGACTCCCCTCTGGTCTGCTGCGCGGACCATATGCTCACCCTCTGGCTGCTGGCCGACCCGGCGCTGCTGGACCAGCTCACCGAACGGGAGCTCGCGCCACTGGCCGGCCTCACCCCCACCCGCCGCGACCGGCTCGTCGAGACGCTCCGGATCTGGCTCGACACCCGTGGAACGGCCGCCCAGATGGGCGAGCTCCTCGATGTGCATCCGCAGACCGTCCGCTACCGGCTACGCAATCTCGAGTCCATCTTCGGGACTCAGCTCACCGACCCCGAGGGCAGGTTCGCGACGGAGGGTGTACTGCGCGCGCTGCATCTGCGCGAGCGCACCGACGGCTCCGGGCCGTGA
- a CDS encoding 6-phospho-beta-glucosidase: protein MKLTILGGGGFRVPLVYGALLGDHAEGRVTRVTLHDVDADRLGAVARVLAEQAAAQPDAPLVTVTTDLDEAVRDADFVFSAIRVGGLAGRAADERIALAEGVLGQETVGAGGIAYGLRTVPVAVHIARRVAALAPDAWVINFTNPAGLVTEAMSRILGDRVIGICDSPVGLGRRVARVLGADPGTAWIDYVGLNHLGWLRGLRVAGRDELPRLLADTEALGSFEEGRLFGPDWLRSLGAIPNEYLHYYYFNRETVRAYQEAKQTRGAFLKEQQAGFYEAMKKPGAPALAAWHRTLAEREATYMAANREAAGVGERDEDDLESGGYEKVALALMRAVARDERTTLILNVRNRGTLSVLDAEAVIEVPCFVDANGAHPVAVAPLPYHAVGLVTSVKAVEREVLEAAEGGSRAHAVKAFALHPLVDSVTVARRLVDGYRAEHPGLAYLTRT from the coding sequence ATGAAGCTCACGATTCTCGGCGGCGGTGGATTCCGGGTGCCTCTGGTGTACGGGGCGCTGCTCGGCGATCACGCCGAGGGCCGCGTCACCCGGGTCACGCTGCACGATGTGGACGCGGACCGCCTCGGGGCCGTGGCCAGGGTCCTTGCCGAGCAGGCCGCGGCGCAGCCGGACGCGCCCCTGGTCACGGTGACCACCGACCTGGACGAGGCCGTCCGGGACGCCGACTTCGTCTTCTCCGCGATCCGCGTCGGCGGCCTCGCGGGCCGGGCGGCCGACGAGCGGATCGCGCTGGCCGAGGGAGTGCTCGGCCAGGAGACGGTCGGCGCGGGCGGTATCGCGTACGGACTGCGCACGGTTCCGGTGGCCGTCCATATCGCCCGCCGGGTGGCGGCGCTCGCCCCCGACGCCTGGGTCATCAACTTCACCAACCCGGCGGGCCTCGTCACCGAGGCCATGTCCCGGATCCTCGGCGACCGGGTCATCGGCATCTGCGACTCACCGGTGGGGCTCGGCCGCCGGGTCGCCCGCGTGCTCGGCGCCGACCCCGGCACCGCGTGGATCGACTACGTCGGCCTCAACCACCTCGGCTGGCTGCGCGGGCTGCGGGTCGCCGGGCGCGACGAGCTGCCGCGGCTGCTCGCCGACACCGAGGCACTGGGCTCCTTCGAGGAGGGCAGGCTCTTCGGCCCCGACTGGCTCCGGTCGCTCGGCGCGATCCCCAACGAATATCTGCACTACTACTACTTCAACCGCGAGACCGTGCGCGCCTACCAGGAGGCGAAGCAGACCAGGGGTGCGTTCCTCAAGGAGCAACAGGCCGGTTTCTACGAGGCGATGAAGAAGCCCGGCGCCCCTGCCCTGGCGGCCTGGCACCGCACGCTCGCCGAGCGCGAGGCGACCTATATGGCGGCCAACCGCGAGGCGGCGGGCGTCGGCGAGCGCGATGAGGACGACCTGGAGTCCGGCGGGTACGAGAAGGTCGCCCTCGCCCTGATGCGTGCCGTTGCCCGCGACGAGCGCACCACGCTGATCCTCAATGTCCGCAATCGCGGCACCCTCTCCGTGCTCGATGCGGAGGCGGTCATCGAGGTGCCCTGCTTCGTGGATGCGAACGGCGCCCATCCGGTCGCGGTCGCCCCGCTCCCGTACCACGCCGTCGGTCTCGTGACCTCGGTAAAGGCCGTGGAGCGCGAGGTTCTGGAGGCGGCGGAGGGCGGCTCGCGCGCACATGCGGTGAAGGCGTTCGCACTGCACCCGCTCGTCGACTCGGTGACGGTCGCCCGGCGGCTCGTCGACGGCTACCGGGCCGAACATCCGGGACTCGCCTATCTGACGCGTACGTAG
- a CDS encoding MBL fold metallo-hydrolase has product MISDSLHLTVLGSATPYPSVDNPCSGYLVTGGDVRLWMDAGTGTLAQLQRHVRLDELDAIWISHLHADHSADLLTAYYGALFADVRLTAPIPLFGPPGIADRLAHFLTNTSVRSPVESAFAVHELYDGHRAEVGPLTLTSRAVAHGMPAFALRVEAGGRALVYSGDTAPCANLTSLADGCDALLCEAESASAPTRGEPVHHTPEDAGETARSARAGRLIVTHVGRFLTPEKALVRAGTRFEGRIDYAAPGSSFSI; this is encoded by the coding sequence ATGATCAGTGATTCTCTCCATCTGACCGTTCTCGGCAGCGCGACGCCGTATCCGAGCGTGGACAATCCGTGCTCCGGCTACCTGGTGACCGGCGGTGACGTGCGGTTGTGGATGGACGCAGGCACCGGGACGCTGGCCCAGCTCCAACGACACGTCCGGCTGGACGAGCTGGACGCGATCTGGATCTCGCACCTCCACGCCGACCACAGCGCGGACCTGCTCACGGCCTACTACGGCGCTCTTTTCGCCGACGTACGGCTCACGGCACCGATTCCTCTGTTCGGCCCGCCAGGAATCGCCGATCGGCTCGCCCATTTCCTCACCAACACCTCCGTCCGCAGTCCGGTCGAGTCCGCTTTCGCGGTGCACGAGTTGTACGACGGTCACCGGGCCGAGGTCGGCCCACTCACCTTGACCAGCCGGGCAGTCGCGCACGGCATGCCGGCCTTCGCTCTCCGCGTCGAGGCCGGGGGCCGGGCGCTGGTCTACTCCGGGGACACCGCGCCCTGCGCGAACCTGACCAGCTTGGCCGACGGCTGCGACGCCCTGCTGTGCGAGGCCGAGAGTGCGAGCGCCCCGACGCGCGGCGAACCTGTTCACCACACGCCTGAGGACGCCGGAGAGACGGCCCGCTCGGCGAGGGCGGGCCGGTTGATCGTCACGCACGTCGGCCGTTTCCTCACCCCGGAGAAAGCGCTGGTGCGCGCCGGCACGCGGTTCGAGGGCCGGATCGACTACGCGGCCCCCGGCAGCAGCTTCTCGATCTAG
- a CDS encoding MFS transporter: MTTSAGTTTPPTRSRRALLAGSVGNFVEWYEFGVYGYFATIIAANFFTPEGASDAEGLVKTYASFALAFFFRPIGAALFGRVGDRIGRRPTLILVIGLMTVATTLIGVLPTYASIGAAAPWLLTFLRILQGLSAGGEFGGAVSLMTEFAPPGRRGLYGSWQSFTVALGLLGGAGVAALLATVLSEEALNGWGWRVPFLLTLPLGLVALWLRLRLEETPSFRRVEAEPVPPPRTADVVKAIVLGAGRIMGWAAAGYTFLVVLPSYLQSTLNASFQEALIATVLANLGFAASIIPAGRLSDRIGRRTVMLTGAVLVTALALPLINLLQHQSTSTIAKGLAVFAAGAVVGLMAGPGPAMLAEMFPTTVRCTGLGLAYALANAVFSGCAGLIITELIKRTGDVDIPAYYAAGACAVSVLALLTLRGDDHRKPLR, translated from the coding sequence ATGACGACCTCCGCCGGGACGACCACCCCGCCCACCCGCTCGCGCCGCGCGCTGCTGGCGGGTTCGGTCGGCAATTTCGTCGAGTGGTACGAGTTCGGCGTCTACGGCTACTTCGCGACGATCATCGCCGCGAACTTCTTCACGCCCGAGGGCGCAAGCGATGCCGAAGGCCTCGTCAAGACCTACGCGTCCTTCGCACTGGCGTTCTTCTTCCGGCCGATCGGGGCCGCGCTCTTCGGCCGGGTGGGCGACCGTATCGGCCGGCGCCCCACCCTGATCCTGGTCATCGGACTGATGACGGTCGCCACCACACTGATCGGGGTGCTGCCCACCTATGCCTCGATCGGTGCGGCCGCCCCGTGGCTGCTCACCTTCCTCCGTATCCTCCAGGGCCTCTCCGCGGGCGGCGAGTTCGGCGGCGCCGTATCGCTCATGACCGAGTTCGCGCCTCCCGGCCGACGCGGTCTGTACGGATCGTGGCAGTCCTTCACGGTCGCTCTCGGCCTGCTCGGCGGCGCGGGCGTCGCGGCGCTGCTCGCCACCGTGCTGTCCGAGGAAGCGCTGAACGGCTGGGGCTGGCGCGTGCCGTTCCTGCTGACACTGCCGCTCGGCCTGGTCGCCCTCTGGCTGCGGCTCCGTCTGGAGGAGACGCCCAGTTTCCGGCGGGTGGAGGCCGAACCGGTGCCTCCGCCGCGCACCGCCGACGTGGTGAAGGCGATTGTGCTGGGCGCCGGGCGGATCATGGGGTGGGCCGCGGCGGGCTACACCTTCCTGGTCGTCCTGCCCTCCTATCTGCAGTCCACGCTGAACGCGTCCTTCCAGGAGGCACTGATCGCCACCGTCCTCGCCAACCTCGGCTTCGCCGCGTCGATCATCCCGGCGGGGCGGCTCAGTGACCGGATCGGCCGGCGCACGGTGATGCTGACCGGCGCGGTCCTGGTCACCGCGCTGGCTCTCCCGCTCATCAATCTGCTGCAGCATCAGAGCACTTCGACCATCGCCAAAGGACTCGCGGTCTTCGCCGCCGGTGCGGTCGTCGGACTGATGGCGGGCCCGGGCCCCGCGATGCTCGCCGAGATGTTCCCGACGACCGTCCGCTGCACCGGGCTCGGCCTCGCCTACGCCCTGGCCAACGCCGTCTTCTCGGGCTGCGCCGGGCTCATCATCACCGAGCTGATCAAGAGGACGGGTGATGTCGACATCCCTGCCTACTACGCGGCCGGAGCCTGCGCGGTCAGCGTGCTCGCCCTGCTGACCCTGCGCGGCGACGACCATCGCAAGCCGCTGCGATGA